One stretch of Arthrobacter polaris DNA includes these proteins:
- a CDS encoding amidohydrolase, which produces MDPARWQSEHGDAELLITGGPIITMAKARPGVEGVAVREGRIMAVGSVDELAGLTGRRTERIDLQGRTLLPGLIDPHMHSSMVQLNDWVDVSPMSKPTADDVFAALRDAPATSTGWVLAQQFDPSITEGHPVLNRAVLDRLVPDRPLLVLESNGHIAYVNSAALARAGVDKNTXDPPAGRYTRDERGELTGRLEESSALAAXAQGIPFATGDTATARIRDLLWHAAGKGVTLLHDCGIGSIDGTADLAGLQQAIDENSXVRYRGMLVSTAYDAWMDMGLSPGFGNDLFRVDGIKAWSDGSNQAGTGFQREPYLGXKSRGALNYSPEELANVVLRAHTDGWQIGVHANGDAAIDVTIDAFEQALKSQPRSDHRHRVEHCSVLRPEHIERMVALGLSPSFXIGHIRWWGKAFRDRLLGAERTAFYDPCASALSAGLRISLHSDWTVTPLEPLRYVQDAVTRIMEEGGEVLNSNEHISVEAALRAVTIDAAWQCRADNLTGSIEVGKYADLVLLEENPLEIEPTSIENIAVSATLLAGKICAR; this is translated from the coding sequence ATGGACCCCGCCCGGTGGCAATCCGAGCACGGTGATGCCGAGTTGCTGATCACCGGCGGCCCCATCATCACTATGGCCAAGGCCCGTCCCGGTGTTGAAGGAGTTGCTGTCCGGGAAGGACGAATCATGGCTGTTGGCTCGGTGGATGAGTTAGCCGGACTCACGGGCCGCCGGACAGAGCGCATCGATCTTCAGGGACGGACACTTTTACCCGGGCTCATCGACCCGCATATGCATTCCTCCATGGTTCAGCTCAACGATTGGGTGGATGTCAGCCCCATGAGTAAACCAACCGCTGATGACGTGTTTGCCGCGCTCCGCGACGCCCCTGCAACATCAACGGGGTGGGTTTTGGCTCAGCAGTTCGACCCCAGCATCACCGAGGGCCATCCTGTCTTGAACCGTGCAGTGCTCGACCGGTTGGTTCCTGACCGTCCCCTCCTGGTGCTGGAAAGCAATGGGCACATCGCGTATGTGAACTCAGCTGCCTTGGCCCGGGCAGGAGTGGATAAGAACACCNCCGACCCGCCAGCCGGGCGGTACACCCGCGATGAGCGCGGCGAACTCACTGGCCGGCTCGAGGAATCTTCCGCGTTGGCGGCTNTTGCTCAGGGGATCCCGTTCGCCACCGGCGACACTGCCACCGCACGCATCCGTGACCTCCTGTGGCATGCCGCAGGTAAAGGTGTCACCCTGCTCCACGACTGCGGCATCGGCTCGATCGACGGCACCGCCGATTTGGCCGGACTCCAGCAAGCCATTGATGAAAATTCCNCCGTGCGCTACCGGGGCATGCTGGTTTCCACCGCTTATGACGCTTGGATGGACATGGGGCTTAGCCCGGGGTTCGGTAATGACCTGTTCCGGGTGGACGGTATCAAAGCCTGGTCCGACGGTTCAAACCAGGCCGGCACTGGTTTCCAGCGTGAACCCTATCTGGGTCNNAAAAGCCGCGGCGCACTGAACTATTCCCCTGAGGAACTGGCCAACGTGGTCCTGCGCGCCCATACTGACGGATGGCAGATCGGCGTGCATGCCAACGGTGATGCCGCCATCGATGTCACCATTGACGCCTTCGAACAGGCGTTGAAAAGCCAGCCTCGTTCCGATCACCGCCATCGGGTTGAGCACTGCAGCGTCCTGCGCCCGGAACACATTGAGAGGATGGTTGCGCTGGGGCTGTCGCCCTCATTTNTGATCGGCCACATCCGGTGGTGGGGAAAGGCTTTTCGTGACCGGCTCTTAGGTGCTGAACGCACAGCTTTCTACGATCCCTGCGCGTCAGCACTAAGTGCTGGCCTACGGATCTCCTTGCACAGTGACTGGACTGTCACTCCGCTGGAACCATTGCGTTATGTCCAAGATGCCGTCACCCGGATCATGGAAGAAGGTGGGGAGGTCCTCAATAGCAATGAGCATATTAGTGTGGAGGCGGCGCTGCGGGCTGTCACCATCGATGCCGCTTGGCAGTGCCGGGCAGATAACCTCACCGGCTCCATCGAAGTGGGCAAATATGCCGATCTGGTGCTCTTGGAGGAGAACCCGCTAGAGATCGAACCGACGTCGATCGAAAATATTGCGGTCTCTGCGACCCTGCTCGCGGGCAAGATCTGCGCACGGTAG
- a CDS encoding TspO/MBR family protein has product MGHQSSKTKQSGDAWPGIEARSNKDLVRQLVVAASAVVAVVGSFIGSGAAGGTEIQNASNGALAADATLIAPGGPAFAIWSVIYLGLVAYAVWQFLPAQRSGTRHRVLGYPIAASLLLNAAWILSIQFDLLALSVPIIAALLAVLAWIFVLMLANKPLNVLXAVITDGTMGLYLGWXCVATAANIAAVLVSAGFGGFGIEPNVWAVAVVAVAAAVGIALALYGHGRFAXTAALCWGLAWVGXARVNGDLVSIPVATAAIAGXVVVLALTIVTRLRTRRG; this is encoded by the coding sequence ATGGGGCACCAAAGCAGCAAGACCAAGCAATCAGGCGATGCGTGGCCAGGCATTGAAGCGCGGAGCAACAAAGATTTGGTACGCCAACTCGTGGTGGCGGCCAGTGCTGTCGTGGCCGTTGTTGGTTCCTTCATTGGCTCTGGGGCAGCCGGTGGCACCGAGATTCAAAATGCCTCCAACGGGGCGCTGGCTGCCGATGCCACTTTGATTGCTCCTGGTGGGCCAGCATTTGCGATCTGGAGCGTCATTTATCTGGGTCTGGTGGCCTACGCCGTGTGGCAGTTCCTGCCTGCCCAGCGCAGTGGAACTCGTCATCGTGTGCTCGGCTACCCGATTGCTGCCTCCCTGTTGCTCAATGCGGCGTGGATTCTGAGCATCCAATTCGACCTCCTGGCGCTCAGCGTCCCGATCATCGCTGCTTTGCTAGCCGTGCTGGCCTGGATTTTTGTGCTCATGCTGGCGAACAAGCCGCTGAACGTTTTGNACGCGGTGATCACCGACGGCACCATGGGCCTGTACTTAGGCTGGGNNTGTGTGGCCACGGCCGCCAACATTGCCGCTGTTCTGGTGTCTGCCGGCTTCGGCGGTTTCGGGATAGAGCCCAACGTTTGGGCGGTGGCGGTGGTCGCTGTGGCAGCCGCCGTTGGTATCGCACTTGCTCTCTACGGCCACGGTAGGTTTGCCNCCACTGCTGCGCTGTGCTGGGGTCTGGCCTGGGTAGGGNTAGCCCGCGTGAACGGAGACCTGGTGTCAATACCAGTGGCTACGGCCGCCATAGCAGGGNTAGTGGTGGTTCTTGCGCTCACCATTGTTACCCGCCTCAGGACTCGTCGGGGTTAA
- a CDS encoding glycoside hydrolase family 20 protein: MVVPALQRWTPDAGTLALVDGFRVLWAEDSLEATATQLVAEIAELAGLTGTAASASDAAANAAGRESGSGVDIVLALNPALDFGTDHATAAGEGYVLVVGNGVVLQARTSTGVFWATRSLLQMLLSSRELPCGTAVDWPNYPVRGFMLDVGRRFSQVGYLADIVRYMSWFKLNTFLVHLNDNEIAKDTKRSWDVAQAAFRLESENPNFTGLAATDGSYTRAQWDALEDLAAAHHVNLVPEIDVPAHARSLIKWKPELGLNGGDSDMLDLSRPEATELVKELFSEFVPWFRGPVVHFGADEYAKDHEPEYRAFFNDISAHVRSLGKAPMAWGSLSTMANGAGAPETGYSRDVTICSWNNDWYSGQAAVADGYNIINTNDDLLYIVPFADYYHGGPLDGQLLFDTWEPHVFGEGKNLYPHHPQLLGAASALWNDLVLKDYDEHVMHSMIEPTFGLLAQKMWRGVVPGMDYDAFMAGAATISRWPGREFLA, encoded by the coding sequence GTGGTGGTTCCTGCCCTCCAGCGGTGGACGCCCGACGCCGGGACCCTAGCTTTGGTGGATGGCTTCCGGGTGCTCTGGGCCGAGGATTCCCTGGAAGCCACGGCAACGCAGCTGGTGGCGGAGATCGCCGAGCTGGCCGGCCTGACGGGTACGGCAGCCTCGGCATCGGATGCTGCAGCGAACGCTGCTGGCCGGGAATCCGGCAGCGGTGTGGACATCGTCCTGGCACTGAACCCCGCACTGGATTTTGGCACCGACCATGCCACAGCGGCAGGGGAGGGTTACGTGCTGGTGGTGGGCAACGGCGTCGTGCTTCAGGCACGGACGTCAACAGGNGTCTTCTGGGCCACCCGCTCTCTGCTGCAGATGCTGCTCTCCTCCCGTGAACTGCCGTGCGGCACTGCCGTGGACTGGCCAAACTACCCGGTGCGCGGCTTCATGCTGGATGTGGGGCGCCGNTTTTCGCAGGTGGGGTACCTGGCGGACATAGTCCGGTACATGAGCTGGTTCAAGCTCAATACGTTCCTGGTGCACCTGAACGACAATGAGATTGCCAAGGACACCAAGCGCAGCTGGGATGTTGCGCAGGCGGCGTTCCGGCTGGAGTCCGAGAACCCGAATTTTACCGGGCTGGCGGCTACGGACGGTAGCTACACCCGCGCGCAATGGGACGCCCTGGAAGATCTGGCAGCAGCGCACCACGTGAACCTGGTGCCGGAGATTGACGTTCCCGCCCACGCCCGCTCACTCATCAAGTGGAAGCCGGAACTGGGACTCAACGGCGGGGACTCGGACATGCTTGATCTGTCCCGGCCGGAAGCCACGGAGCTGGTCAAGGAGCTGTTTAGCGAATTTGTGCCCTGGTTCCGTGGCCCCGTGGTGCACTTTGGTGCCGATGAATACGCCAAGGACCACGAGCCGGAGTACCGGGCGTTCTTCAATGACATCAGCGCCCACGTCCGCTCCCTAGGCAAGGCTCCCATGGCGTGGGGAAGTCTGAGCACCATGGCCAACGGCGCCGGTGCACCGGAAACCGGATACAGCAGGGACGTGACGATCTGTTCCTGGAACAATGATTGGTATAGCGGCCAGGCGGCCGTGGCAGACGGCTACAACATCATCAACACCAACGACGACCTTTTGTACATTGTGCCGTTCGCGGATTATTACCACGGCGGGCCGCTGGATGGACAGCTGCTCTTTGACACGTGGGAGCCGCACGTATTTGGGGAAGGGAAGAACCTCTACCCGCACCACCCTCAGCTGCTNGGGGCGGCAAGCGCGCTGTGGAACGATCTAGTGCTCAAGGACTATGACGAGCACGTGATGCACAGCATGATCGAGCCCACGTTTGGGCTACTGGCTCAGAAGATGTGGCGCGGCGTGGTGCCCGGCATGGACTATGACGCCTTCATGGCAGGTGCCGCGACGATATCGCGCTGGCCGGGACGTGAATTCCTGGCGTAG
- a CDS encoding DUF488 family protein: protein MTQTKAAEHATVQIFTIGHSTRNFDDVLNMLRANGVNELVDVRSIPGSRKYPQWNQDAIKDALPTDISYRWIKDLGGRRYTPVXVQSPNGAWRVKAFSDYADYMASAEFHSGLDELLEVASTRTPAIMCSEAVPWRCHRRLITDALLVAGAKVSHIMSATSTKPAELTPFAVVANGKITYPAAE, encoded by the coding sequence ATGACACAGACCAAAGCGGCCGAGCATGCCACAGTGCAAATATTCACCATCGGTCATTCCACCCGCAATTTTGATGACGTGCTGAACATGTTGCGCGCCAACGGTGTGAATGAGCTGGTTGATGTGCGCTCCATTCCGGGCTCGCGGAAGTACCCGCAATGGAACCAAGATGCCATCAAAGATGCGTTGCCAACGGATATCAGCTACCGCTGGATCAAGGACCTTGGCGGCCGAAGATACACCCCAGTGNGGGTACAAAGTCCAAACGGCGCGTGGCGGGTCAAGGCCTTCAGCGACTACGCCGATTACATGGCGAGCGCCGAATTCCATTCAGGACTCGATGAACTACTCGAAGTGGCGAGCACCCGCACCCCGGCCATCATGTGCAGCGAGGCCGTGCCGTGGCGGTGCCACAGGCGCCTGATCACCGACGCACTCCTAGTGGCCGGAGCAAAGGTATCCCACATTATGTCAGCCACCTCCACCAAGCCCGCAGAGCTCACCCCGTTCGCCGTGGTGGCGAACGGGAAAATCACCTATCCCGCAGCAGAGTAA
- a CDS encoding DUF6941 family protein: MSDISSATGNILIADFVNIDAAGKVNVIGGGVQFLGFDPATGLTAPFXLYASVTVSLPSIDDASATLEVMLIDTDGQPVTLPGTDGPNTLRFSHMVDFAHAANXSVQQPPMGFPGSSNVVMNFPGGLPLPAGSTYEWVVLMDGMRLSSTTFFVPGPL; encoded by the coding sequence GTGAGCGACATTTCAAGTGCAACCGGAAATATCCTGATCGCCGATTTCGTGAACATTGACGCCGCCGGGAAAGTCAACGTCATCGGTGGCGGTGTACAGTTCTTGGGCTTCGACCCGGCCACCGGGCTCACCGCACCATTCGNNCTCTATGCCAGCGTCACCGTAAGCCTGCCAAGCATTGACGATGCCTCGGCCACCCTAGAAGTCATGCTCATTGACACCGACGGTCAGCCCGTGACTCTGCCGGGAACGGATGGGCCCAACACCCTGCGGTTCAGCCATATGGTGGACTTCGCCCATGCCGCCAACNCCTCCGTCCAACAGCCCCCGATGGGGTTCCCGGGCAGTTCCAATGTGGTCATGAACTTTCCTGGCGGGCTGCCGTTACCTGCTGGCTCCACCTATGAATGGGTGGTACTGATGGACGGCATGAGGTTGTCTTCGACCACGTTCTTTGTGCCTGGGCCGCTATAG
- a CDS encoding MerR family transcriptional regulator, with product MTESTKTTMHIGELAERTGLSLRTIRHYDDVGLLPAAARTDGGFRLYTEADCDRLMVIKTMKPLGFSLEEMAEILSLLSPRNAXAATSAADVAERLAAFRDRAIHQREKMVRNLAQASEFIQRLGN from the coding sequence ATGACAGAAAGCACCAAAACCACCATGCACATCGGTGAACTGGCGGAACGCACAGGGCTGTCATTACGCACCATTCGGCACTACGACGACGTTGGGCTGCTCCCAGCTGCGGCACGCACCGACGGAGGTTTCCGGCTCTACACGGAGGCCGACTGCGACCGCCTGATGGTGATTAAAACCATGAAACCCCTGGGTTTCTCGCTGGAGGAAATGGCGGAAATTCTCTCCCTCCTTTCCCCGAGGAATGCGNGCGCAGCCACCTCCGCCGCGGACGTCGCCGAGCGCTTAGCTGCCTTCCGGGACAGAGCCATCCACCAACGCGAGAAGATGGTCCGCAACCTCGCCCAGGCAAGTGAATTCATTCAGCGCCTCGGCAACTGA